The Neorhodopirellula lusitana DNA window CCCATGATGATTTGGACGCCGGACATGCCGGACTCCGTTCGTGGCTCGAAGACCGATGCACTGGTGGAGTTGGTCGACATGTACCCAACGCTATGTGAACTGGCGGGAGTCCCTCAACCGGAACACCTGGAAGGACACAGCTTCCAGCCGTTAACCCAAAATCCCAACCTGGCATGGAAGTCGGCTGCGTTTAGTCAGTTCCCCAATCCAGCACTGCGAGAATGGGCCGCAAACCCATTGTCGGCCGGAATGCGAGAAACCTTTTTTGGACCACTGATCCAAGAGGTCGAAGCGCGGATCATCAAGCAACAAGGTGACAAATGGGACCGGGACTTATTCGAAAAACACCTGATGGGCTACACGATGCGAACAGACCGTTACCGCCTGGTTGTGTGGCAAGACTACCGTGATGCGTCAGCCGATCCCATTGATGTGGAGTTGTTCGATCATCAAACCGATCCTTCCGAAACGGTTAGCATCGCCGGTGACCAACCGGAGCTTGTGGCGGACTTGCTAACGCAGTTCAAGGCGGGCTGGAAAGCCCAACTTCAGGCCGTGACAAAGTAACAGCGTGATTGACTTGTTGGCCGAAGGCCATGATTACCGTAGCCAAGGCAACGCCTTTGGTCCAAAGAACGAGCCTCGGTTTTGGGCCAAAGGCCGTATTAAAACCGATGTGAATATGGCCGTTGGCCAACAATCGCCGTGTTTTGTTTTCTCTCCAGGGGCGTTGCCTCTGGCGACGATGACGGCTGCCTTTGGCCAACATAAATCGTTGTCGGAAAAACGCAATTTGAAAACTCACACGCCGGGTTGCCGGTTGCGAAAACACTCCCGTCCGCAGAAGTGTCGTGCCCCAACGAAACTCCCCATTCATGAGATAACGATGAGACATTTAGCGATTTTGGTCTTCCTTCTTGGCGGACTGATGGGAACCTGCGTTGCCGCCGCCGGCAGCAGTTCACGCCCCAATATCTTGTTCATCTTGTGCGATGATTTGGGCTATGCCGACGTCGGCTTCAATGCCAAACACTTTGGCGTCGATACCGATGTCGTGACACCGAATTTGGACGCGATGGCGAAAAACGGGACGATCTTCCCGCAAGCTTATGTCGCACACCCGTTTTGTGGACCCAGCCGAATGGCCCTGCTTGCCGGACGAATGCCGCACTGTTTTGGAGGCCAAAAGAATCTTCCTGATGCTGCGAAGAACCTGGAAGATTACAACGAGAAAGGAATCCCGGTCACTGAGACGCTGATCAGTACCGTGCTGCAGGATGCAGGCTACCGGACCGCGTGTTTTGGCAAATGGCACTTAGGGGACGCCCAACCGTTTCATCCCAATCAACGTGGTTTCGATGAGTTTTACGGATTCCTGGGTGGCGGCCATCAATACTTCCCTTCGATCACGGACAAGGTCGATCCAAAGATCAACGACTATCAATACTTCCTGCAGCGAAACGGCAAGGACGAAATTTCACCGGAGGGCGCATACCTAACCGATATGCTGACGGACGAAGCGGTCAAGTTCATGACGCAATCGGCCAGCCGCGGACAACCCTTTTTCACATACCTGGCCTACAACGCACCGCACTCTCCACTGCAGGGTAAGACCGAAGACTTGCAACACTTGTATCCCAATCATCCACCGGAGAATCCGGCCAATGGAGTGGACTTTCGTGACTTCGAAAAGCGTCAAAATTATGTCGCGATGATGTACGCAGTGGATCGCGGCTTGGCCAAGATTACCAGCGTCTTAAGTGACCCCAATCAAGACGGTAACGCGACTGACTCGATCATGGACAACACCCTGATTGTTTTCTTAAGTGATAACGGTGGCAAGATTTTGCAGGCTGGCAACAACGCGCCGCTGCAAGACGACAAAGGTTCCACACATGAAGGTGGAATTCGCGTGCCGATGTTCATGCACTGGCCTGGCAAGATTGATGCCGGCGGAGTTTTCGATCATCCCGTGCTGGCGCTTGATCTGTACCCCACGTTGGCCGGACTCGCCAACGCACCCATTCCCAAGAACAAACAGCTCGATGGCAAGAACATTTGGGACGACCTGCAAGCGGGGCGTGACCCGCATGAACAGGAAACGATATTTTGGCTGCGTCATCATGGCGGTGGGAACGAAGTCGCGATCCGTAACGGCGATCTCAAGGCGTACCGAAAGAACGGTGGCAAATGGAAAGTCTTTGACGTCACCCAAGACCCCGGCGAAACTGACGACGTCGCCAAACAGAACCCGGAATTCCTGAACACTCGCATTCAGGAGGGAGCCGAGTGGGCAACGACTCACCAAGATCCCCAGTGGCACGACACCGCCAATGGATTGCAAAGCTGGATCAAAAACCAAATGCCCAAATACGATTCCACCTTTCGAATGCGATGATTGTTTCCACGGCATTGCTTGAAGACCGCCCTTTTCTGAGTGAGCCGTGAAATCCACCGGGCATAGAGTGGCGTACTCGCTATCCATCCCCCACATGCAAAGTGATCCCCATGATTCGCATCCAATGGACCGCGTCTGGCCTTCGCCTACCGATCCTCTTGCCAGTTGCAATTCTGCTTGGCGTGTTGGCATCGGACGCCGTCGCGCAGCAACCGTCAACAAAGCCACCGAACGTTCTTTTCATTGCAGTCGATGACCTGCGACCCGAACTGGGGTGCTATGGTTCGCCGATTGCCGTCACGCCCAACATGGATCGGCTCGCCAGCCAAGGCTTGTTGTTCAACCGGGCCTACTGTCAACAAGCGATCTGCGGTCCGTCTCGGGCGAGTCTCTTGACCGGTGCGCGGCCGGACACGATCGGCATCACACATAACTACGTCAAAATTCGCCAGTTGAATCCCGACATCGTCACGCTGCCGCAGCACTTCGGCGAGAACGGCTACGACACCGTTTACTTCGGGAAAGTCTTTCATCACGGGGACCTCGATCCCACTTCTTGGAATCGGCAACCGGTCCCATCCAAGAACGCGGCTGATAAGAAGCTTTTCAAAGGCGGGTTCGCTTTGCCGGAAAATCAAAAGATCAAGCAGGAAACCCTTCAGCAGATGAAGGCGAAGTACGGCGACGTCGCCAAGTTAGGACTCGCGATGGGGCCGGCATACGAATCCGCCGATGTCCCCGACAATGCGTATCGTGATGGCTATCACACCGACCTCGCGATTGAAACGTTGAAAGAGCTGGTTGCCGAAGGCGACAAACCATTCTTCCTGGGCCTCGGTTTCAACAAGCCACACCTGAATTGGGTTTCTCCTAAACGTTATTGGGATCTCTACGACCGCGAGAAAATTCCGATGGCGGCGCAGACCGCGGGTCCTGCCGGTGGGGCCGCCGTGGGATTGCATCCGTCGTTTGAATTGCGAGTGCGAAGCGGCATTCCCAAAATAGGTAAACTGGACCCCGAATTGTCTCGCA harbors:
- a CDS encoding sulfatase-like hydrolase/transferase, which codes for MRHLAILVFLLGGLMGTCVAAAGSSSRPNILFILCDDLGYADVGFNAKHFGVDTDVVTPNLDAMAKNGTIFPQAYVAHPFCGPSRMALLAGRMPHCFGGQKNLPDAAKNLEDYNEKGIPVTETLISTVLQDAGYRTACFGKWHLGDAQPFHPNQRGFDEFYGFLGGGHQYFPSITDKVDPKINDYQYFLQRNGKDEISPEGAYLTDMLTDEAVKFMTQSASRGQPFFTYLAYNAPHSPLQGKTEDLQHLYPNHPPENPANGVDFRDFEKRQNYVAMMYAVDRGLAKITSVLSDPNQDGNATDSIMDNTLIVFLSDNGGKILQAGNNAPLQDDKGSTHEGGIRVPMFMHWPGKIDAGGVFDHPVLALDLYPTLAGLANAPIPKNKQLDGKNIWDDLQAGRDPHEQETIFWLRHHGGGNEVAIRNGDLKAYRKNGGKWKVFDVTQDPGETDDVAKQNPEFLNTRIQEGAEWATTHQDPQWHDTANGLQSWIKNQMPKYDSTFRMR
- a CDS encoding sulfatase, which produces MIRIQWTASGLRLPILLPVAILLGVLASDAVAQQPSTKPPNVLFIAVDDLRPELGCYGSPIAVTPNMDRLASQGLLFNRAYCQQAICGPSRASLLTGARPDTIGITHNYVKIRQLNPDIVTLPQHFGENGYDTVYFGKVFHHGDLDPTSWNRQPVPSKNAADKKLFKGGFALPENQKIKQETLQQMKAKYGDVAKLGLAMGPAYESADVPDNAYRDGYHTDLAIETLKELVAEGDKPFFLGLGFNKPHLNWVSPKRYWDLYDREKIPMAAQTAGPAGGAAVGLHPSFELRVRSGIPKIGKLDPELSRTLKHAYLACVSYVDAQVGRMIAALDESGVRDNTIIILWSDHGYHLGDMGIWCKATNYELATRVPLMIWTPDMPAGSRGRTTDALVELVDMYPTLCDLAGLKLPAHLEGTSFQPLIENPDAPWKTAAFSQFPSPALREWGSYPIRPAMRETYFGPLLDEVEAHIQAQMGDKWDRDLFENDLTGYAMRTDRYRLIAWKDTLHPDAEPVFTELYDHQTDPSETQNIADENPTLVADLLTQLKSAAHGR